A single Spiroplasma floricola 23-6 DNA region contains:
- a CDS encoding lipoprotein: MKKLLSVLATIGVVSSSSVSVIACGTKETKNNNQSKKDITQIVQDFQKDVEKIWTKHYEKEVLGNLIGVESMEEDNEFLNKYNIQKFSKPENKDKLTIENKKQLTNDIEKLFNAKLLREKIDALKKVTKYKIILDEVSSVFEHVELVFNNNFQINSGEIAPGSYIGNVIVDYKVVTQYMGMNNIEKFKKSGTLKYTSTDSKSFKEVGDVMYKNIAKDMFISQETQKYVNLKWSDIKNNSSDSKAYVNSNSQLKKYYNENESFHNSLLKTINDKYFKAQFPSIDISYNKKSIYKTNNFAKENKNYLIVNNFYESDEDIKSFDLSNTKEYEMTRKMLLNNNEELNKFFLDTQFNRANWSKIRSNYKIAQNSFLTSFLNQSEIYEYQKTKNYDLGVAMGYVEFIGPSIKIGKDESFYNHELPDFKLAISYSINGINDEHNQSLSEFCLELFNVYKELYMPKEEESHSQRKWLFDLWFYKYEIWKPTNNTQIRSVRDVNNTLLNFNNSYYKNKEKHLNKFNLSSNSFKEENIYFSFNMTKEFDQEIQKPIKFVFQENEVLNDGFVFVDSLYSSSKSLKTYDYMILNLFGVVKVKIKFDRNYNIGGSQFVIF; this comes from the coding sequence ATGAAAAAATTATTAAGTGTATTGGCAACAATTGGAGTTGTTTCATCATCATCTGTTAGTGTAATTGCATGTGGTACAAAAGAAACAAAAAATAATAATCAATCAAAAAAAGACATTACTCAAATAGTTCAAGATTTTCAAAAAGATGTAGAGAAAATATGAACAAAGCATTATGAAAAAGAAGTTCTAGGTAACTTAATTGGTGTTGAAAGTATGGAAGAGGACAATGAGTTTTTAAATAAGTACAATATTCAAAAATTCTCTAAACCTGAAAATAAAGATAAGTTAACAATTGAAAATAAAAAACAGCTAACAAATGATATTGAAAAGCTTTTTAATGCAAAATTATTAAGAGAAAAGATAGATGCTCTTAAAAAAGTAACTAAATATAAAATAATTCTTGATGAAGTTAGTTCAGTTTTTGAACATGTAGAGTTGGTTTTTAACAATAATTTTCAAATTAATTCAGGAGAAATAGCTCCTGGAAGTTACATAGGAAATGTAATAGTTGATTATAAAGTTGTAACTCAATATATGGGAATGAATAATATAGAAAAGTTTAAAAAATCAGGAACTTTAAAATATACTTCAACAGATAGTAAGTCATTTAAAGAAGTTGGAGATGTAATGTATAAAAATATTGCCAAAGATATGTTTATTTCACAAGAAACACAAAAGTATGTAAATTTGAAATGAAGTGATATAAAGAACAATAGCAGTGATTCTAAAGCTTATGTAAACTCAAATTCTCAATTAAAAAAATATTATAATGAAAATGAAAGTTTTCATAACTCTTTGCTAAAAACAATTAATGATAAATATTTTAAAGCTCAATTTCCATCAATAGATATTAGTTATAATAAAAAAAGTATCTATAAAACTAATAACTTTGCAAAAGAAAATAAAAACTATTTAATTGTAAATAATTTTTATGAAAGCGATGAAGATATTAAAAGTTTTGACTTATCAAATACAAAAGAATATGAAATGACAAGAAAAATGCTTTTAAATAATAATGAAGAATTAAATAAATTTTTTCTAGATACTCAATTTAATAGAGCTAATTGAAGCAAAATAAGAAGCAATTATAAAATTGCTCAAAATAGTTTTTTAACCTCTTTTTTAAATCAAAGTGAAATTTATGAATATCAAAAAACAAAAAACTATGATCTTGGAGTAGCTATGGGATATGTTGAATTTATTGGACCTAGTATAAAAATTGGAAAAGATGAGTCTTTTTATAATCATGAATTACCTGATTTTAAATTAGCTATTTCTTATTCAATTAATGGAATAAATGATGAACATAATCAAAGTCTTAGTGAATTTTGTTTAGAGTTATTTAATGTTTACAAAGAACTTTATATGCCAAAAGAAGAAGAAAGTCATTCTCAAAGAAAATGATTATTTGATTTATGATTTTATAAATATGAGATTTGAAAACCTACAAATAATACTCAAATAAGAAGTGTAAGAGATGTTAACAATACATTATTAAACTTTAATAATAGTTATTATAAAAATAAAGAAAAGCACTTAAATAAGTTTAATTTATCAAGTAACTCTTTTAAAGAAGAAAATATCTATTTTTCTTTTAATATGACAAAAGAGTTTGATCAAGAAATACAAAAACCTATTAAATTTGTTTTTCAAGAAAATGAAGTTCTAAATGATGGTTTTGTTTTTGTTGATAGTTTATATTCATCAAGTAAATCTTTAAAAACTTATGATTATATGATTTTAAATTTATTTGGAGTAGTAAAGGTTAAAATTAAATTCGATAGAAACTATAATATTGGAGGCTCTCAATTTGTTATTTTTTAA